The Spodoptera frugiperda isolate SF20-4 chromosome 2, AGI-APGP_CSIRO_Sfru_2.0, whole genome shotgun sequence genome includes the window TACTGCGATAGATCTCTTTGCGTTTTTGACGGTATTGCACGTTAAGTTCGGCTCGAACAGCGTCATCATGAGCTTCGAGGCGTCTCAGGTGAAGTCTCCGTCTGTCTTCTATCAGGTCCCATGTACGTTGCGACATCCAGTCCTCCTTTGAGTGAGTGCTCTTACGCCCTAAAACGATGGAGCTGGTCTCTGTATAGGCCACTTTAATCCGATTCCACTCCTCGTCCAATGAGTCAGTAGCCGTGTCGAGTGTGGCAAAACGATTGCGCAATTCAAGTTGGAATGATTTGCGCGTATCTGGATCGTTTAATTTGCCCACCTCAAACCTTCTCCCAACTTTGCCAGGTCCTCCAGCTACGCGGGCCACCGCGACCTTAAGCCGGACTTCAGCAACAACCAGGTGGTGATCGCTATCAATATCGGCTCCCCTACGGTTGCGCACATCTAGCAATGAGGAGCGCCATTTGGAGCTGATGGCTAGGTGGTCGATTTGGTTCTTCGTGGTGCCATCGGGTGAATTCCACGTATATTTGTGGTGGTCgccatgaataaataatgtcccTCCGATGGTCAGATCATGGTTCTGGCAAAACTCGACAAATCGCTCACCATTCTCATTACACTCCCCAAGTCCGTGTGTACCCATATGCCGCGTGCGGTTAGTGTTGTCGCTGCCAACCTTTGCGTTTAGGTCCCCCATGACGACGACAATGTCttgcttctttattttcttgatgGTAGCATTCAGAGCATTGTAGAAGTCATCTTTGGTATCCTCTGTTGCTGCATTAGTTGGGGCATAGCACTGGATGATTGAAATTTTGCGGACGTCTGAATTAAATCGAGCGTATATGATCCGGTCCGAGATCGGTTTCCAATCCAAAAGGCTTTTCCTTGCTGCATTTGAAAGTAGGAACCCTACTCCATGTTCACGCACCTCTTCCTCACTCTCTTTACCTGAATACAGCAAGGTCAAACCCCGGATGTTCTCAGGTCCCCGAAACCATTTCTTCTAACTTCACTCAGTCCGAGTATCTGCAGATTGTAACTAAGCATCACTGCTTCTGCCTGGGCTAGTCTGCTGTCATCGACAAGCGTTCGCACATTCCAAATAGCAATTCGTGTCCGTTTTTTCATGCCAAAAGTCGTTGGTAAGGGATCGGTCCGGTTTATCTCTGCTTCAGTTTCATTAATCTGTAATTGTCGGGCAAGCAGGTGATTAGCCCACTGTGCCTTAATCCGCTAGCGGGGCTGCCGCTTCAGAGCCTGCGGATATGCTCGATTTTGTGTCGGGGTTCCTCCCTAGTGAGTCGATTCTGTTTTAAGGCGCAGAATACTCGCCTTGCGCCCTGCATCCGTTAGCTCAGCTGCAACTCGAGGTGGCggtcgcgcggcggcgcggttgCAGCAGGTCCCAGGGAGGACGGCGAGGACGTGGATGACGCGGACTGGCTAGGGCTCTGCTTGTTACGGTACTCCGCCACGAGTACAGCAGAAGGCATCTTGGCATTTTATAGGCAATGCTGATCTCACTAACAGCGATTCCCACCAAACCTTACCCTAGCTTCCCCCCATACAAGGCTTACAAATAGATAATCAAGTAAATTCAAAACCTATggaataattaagtatttgtgTCACCAAACCtgctttttatgttaatttaattgtcATTCAGAAACCGTTACCAATTTATTACATGTTTACTGTTATTTCAGAATTGAGAGCATCCCACCAACATTATTTGTGCAACTGACAGACTTATTGTTTCTGGACCTGTCCCACAATCTACTGGAGACTTTGCCCCCTCAGACCAGGAGGCTAGCGAACTTGCAAACACTTATACTTAATGACAATCCACTTGGAGTTTTTCAGCTTAGGTAAGACACAGACTAATGAAATATAGTTACAATATTTCAGTATTTtaactgttattaatttatcataataagtGACACTAAAATAATGATGGGATATAAGGATTCAGCTCAGGAATACATGTAAATTATCTTTCATATTTTCCTAGCTAAATTTTGTATTAATCATGAACAGAATCAGACTTAATAAATCATAAGAAAAGCCACACTCTACACaacttattttatgttatggTATACCTGATAATAACAGTACAATGTAACAATATTCTGTTTTCAGACAACTGCCCTCTCTCCAAAGTTTAGAAGTGCTTCACATGCGTAACACACAGAGGACGCTCGCAAACCTACCATCCTCTTTGGACACCCTCTCGAACCTGTCGGATGTGGACTTATCTAAGAATGCCCTGACCAAAGTACCTGATGCCCTATACTCATTGCTCAGCCTCAAGAGACTGAACCTTAGTGACAATGAAATCACTGAAGTGTCTTCAGGTAAGAAAACTATCTAATGTACTCTGtagctttttttcttttttttttttatattatctgaCTGTTAAAGTAGATTGTTATTGCATTGCCAATAAATGTAGAATTTAATAGCAATCTGCAAATTAATTAGTTAGGCTCAATTTGTATTCAGAATTTCAGACATTTGAAATacatgcattatttattttacatttagtgAAAATTTGTGTTTTCAATCAGggaatttgtatttttagataTCTGCTTTTATAGATATAGTTATCTAAGTGGAGCCAAATTTCTGTCTTATCTCATTCCTCCAATGAACCTTCTTTTGTTAAAACAACACTGCCATTGTTTATTGCTTGTGAGATAATAATCTATTGTTTACATGAAGTAAGCAATTTTATCTGGTTTTTAGGACAAAATACATTATGTGGATTAAGTTGTCCCTTCTAGATAAATGTCGGCATTCAATGACTCTTCCTGAATTTTACAAATTTGATAAAGCATAACAGTTTGTTTGTCTGGTTAAACATGTTAATTCCCAGGAAATccatttggtaaaaaaaatttttttactaatatttgtaTAACTGGCACTGCCGGAAAGGATAAGCTTATCAAATGCAATATGGAATATGTATTTTATGAGTAAGTTGCTTACTTTGATGCGCAGCCCGTAATATTTTCGTTACCGTTTTTAAATCAAACATTACTTTGCATCAGTTTTGAATCAATCTTCGAGAGATTGATAAATGTAGATAAAGCGACAAAGGTATGCTAGACATACGATTCTGGCGTTCtttgtttctgcctaccccaatggtTACAATGTATCGATTTAAGAAATTCTTCAGCGAACTTTGTAGCTTTACgatgtttttaagtttaatttaattaacgtgTTAATAGGTCATAGCATTAACTATGTATTCTTCTTCTGCTCTCGGGAACAGGGCcgaataaattgaaaataggCAATCAAACAGCTGTACGTTCTTATATGATGCATATGGATATTATGAAATCAAGCTGACTATAAAAAGTGCATGATCGAATCAGATTTCCATCACTGCACATAATTTTACGATGCTCGTTGATACGAATGCACATAAAAACTCATAGTAATTTCACTCGTGCGTTTGCATGTTTGTCATCAATTAGTGTGAAGTCATGCTTTCTATTTTACTATGCAtagtttataaattatacatcTGTTATGACGAGTTTCTATTGTTGCTTCGGATGCTAAACAAAAAATTGGCCcattaacttttttgttttatctaattGAATAGTTTTGGTAGGGATACCTAATGAATTAGTGAAAGATGGTGACTGTTGTAAGAGATAATAATGAATGGCCAAGGTCGTATGGTGACAGCAGATGTAGCGATGAGAATATATTTGTCACCTAGTCACTATCTCTAGTCTGTGACCATCCCCCGCATGTCGTAATAGCCAACAATCGGCTGAAAttaataaccgatctcaatccaaaagGTGCTAtacccttagtgcgagtttgctttgcgtttaaagtaatccaaacgagagcgcgttcggcgctccgattaaaagtaaagcaaactcataacTAAGGATATAGATATGTATTGATTTTTGACCGAAACGCCATACAAAAAATGCCAcaaatcgatcttaatccacAGATATTGGATTGAAATAGTTTCTTAATTTAGGCAATAAGGGAATAAACTAATAAAGTAAAGAATACATCTTTTTTACATAAAGTATTGAATATAGGTACCATTTTGACGACAATGTATTATTACACACTGCATCTTGAATAATATCTGCATATCAACCATAGAAACCCTTGCAATACCATTTTAGTAGTAATGGCTACTTGTATTGCTACTTACATTATCTGCCACTGTAATCAGTTTGAGTCATTCACAATGCACTTCCTTGCTACAAAGTACCGCACCTACATTaattgatacaaatattttaacattacttaaGATAAAATTCCTGTTATGCAAATACAAGCACGTCAAGCTATCCTGTTTTGCAAATTGCTGTAATTGATTTTCAATTGTATACTTTTGCAATAAGGTTGActctgataaaattaaaaagtgctTGAATGCCTCTAGTCTAGGTTCTAGTTGTAACGGTCTTCTGCTTGAGTAAAATCATCATCAcatcttatattaaaattgagTTGAGATGGTAACTGAAAAATAAGGGAAAGTAAATGCCTCAAAATACTGGAATGTGCGTAATATTTACAACAGAACTTTCAAAACTCTCAGTAATTCCGTTACCTATTTACATAGTAACCCatgaaatacaaaacaaaagaaaggcAAACCACGTTAACTGAAACACGAGAACAAAAACTCTTTTGTGAAACTTTTATCAAACAAAGAAGTAAAACATAAGTGTAGACACTTGATACGGTGTATATGTGACCAAGTGACCATAGATGTTACGGTTGTGGCCACGGCCGGCCATCCATGACCCAGGACGACCTTACAGGTACAAACGAGCCTTTAGAACAATCTAGTGACCTGCAACGCCATTGTCACTGGCAGCCACGACCTATACTGACGACAGCGCCATTCTCTATGGAGTTTCGTACCATGAAGTTTCTATCACTGAGactgaatattaatttacatgtgATAATTGCCTGTTTAGCCATTGTTTTATGTGAActtaaaacagttttaagtcATTAGAATTGCGTAGGTATTCATttacacttaaaattatttatcgtaATCGTTTTGTGTATAAGAACTACCTAGATAAATTACTGAACGTTATTGGAACTTCAAAATGGTGTAATATGAGTACttatgaaatatgttttaattgttcTAGCTATGGACAACTGGCAGAAACTGGAAAGCTTGAACTTATCTCGAAACAACCTGACTGTGCTGCCGGCTTCTCTGTGTAAGCTGCAGAATTTAAGGAGGTTGCATGTGGATGACAATAAGCTGGACTTTGAAGGTATACCTTCGGGCATTGGGAAGCTGGGCAGCCTCGAAGTGTTCTCAGCTGCTAACAACTTGTTGGAGATGATACCTGAAGGGCTCTgcaggtaaatatatttttatggcacTCAAATAGTCACACTTGAGAAAAGGACACTCTCTTGTTAACTCTGGTTTATTATGTCTCGTATATCGACATACAGTTTAAAACTATATTGAAATCAGAATCGCGTTTTTgattaatgaaaaaattaacGAACACGCTAAATAATATCcaccttagtcctccacgtagaacgacaagccgccacctgcatccactgactaagggggaggtctttgttcaacagtggacgtctttcagctaatgatgatgatgatgttgaaatAAAATCACTATAGCACTTCGCATTGTTGTGAATAAAACgtcattaaataattaccacaagaattaatacaataaatatgtgTAGCAATGTTCAAAACTAGGGTAACAGTTATTTGGAACATtgacctaaaaatataaataaaagtcaaCAACCATGTAACATTATTCACCGCCTGTCAtcgtgtttgttttttaaaataaaacatagatatactaataaattaatattacacaatacaaggaaagttatttgttatttcaatattgcacgtttatttttaatataagtcATATTTACTATAACTACATCGATGTAAAATGGCAGAAAATAATTTTCCACACGCGAGATAATTGCccagtttgtatgtatgtaagtctGTATATCATTTCGTAGTGAGTAAATATGTTAGCGGGTGATCTATTACTGTAATACATTAACAACTAGTTTTTTAACCCGCATGAATCAAAATGTATGTACgcataaaacttttaaatgacTGCacaaaaattactattatataattcgtgtttgttgttgtttgaaGAAAATTTGTATGTAGAAGACATAATTATCGGGTAAGTCGAGAAGTACCCGTGCGAAGCTTCCGTGGGACACTAGTAAATAAATCAGATAGAACAGAAAGCTTAAAACACGCAACTCTTGTTTACTAAAATATCAGTTCctacatacaaaatacatttttctctcagaatatttattttgcgaTGTCATGTGATTCTTGAAAAAATTTAGCGTATGATAAATTTGTCTACGCTTAGATGGATGggaggtaaaaaaataaaatgtgaaataataaatgtgactagaagtttatgtgtttatttttataaatataaaattactcaTATGCTCGTGACTTTGttgattgatattttaaatgtcgtgtttatttattattatgttatggcgAATGTAAATGATTGCGTCTGAATATTTGACTAGAGTATTTAATTGACTGAGTTGACTCACTTTGAATGGTCTAAGAAACTAACAAATAATGAACTTACGATATCTCTGCCTTCGTAATACCCATGTACAGACTACGGAATATATTAGTTTGTTACCACTCCTACTCTTGTATCGTACCTATCTCCGAttcgcctgccaagcgtggagattgtGGCAAACCCTCGTATGTAGAAAAGGCCCATAGTTCACCAGTAGACAGTCATGGACCGggcatacattaaaaaaaaaacaggcgTGTGTTAAcccttatattttttgttttcataggtGTGGATCGCTCAAAAAACTGAACCTAAGTTGCAATAAGCTTATCACGCTACCCGACGCCATCCACCTTCTGAGTGACTTGGAAAGTCTACAACTACATGGAAACCCTGACCTGGTGATGCCACCGAAGCCCGTGGAGCGACCAAGAGGGGCTGGTCTTCAATACTATAACATTGACTTCTCTCTACAAGCTCAATTACAGCTGGCCGGCGCTGCTACTAATGAACCTACCACGCCTAGCAGTACgtattagttttatctaataaTTTGATAAAGTTTACACAAAATTGACATGTTATagacaaaaatctttaaaaagcACGAATATTTTGTGTCGTCAGCTTAGTATCGACTGCCGAGCATTTGACTCTCATAATATCAATAatcaatatcattaaaattactCCAATGTTATATCTAaagtacagttttttttttttctagaagacctttatttactaaataacatCTCCATACTTGACACAGGTGTAAAATCTGACCCGATCGCACGAAAGATGCGCTTACGCCGCGGCAGAGCTGAGCCGGAGCAACGCGACTCCGCGCTCATACTCCGCGGCATGCAGGAACAGGCCAACACACAGCACAACGACCACAAACTTGAACAGAAGAACTCCGAACTTaagtaagtttatatttatgtaaataagaaatatttttttctcaaaaagtacagtaaatatacatacaggtaAATATGCATTATGAAGATAATGCAAAATTTTTGTACACTGGTGTTACATCGGTAGCTGCTCTCCGTTCCCCAAACTGAGTCAGACTTGTATTTCGGGAACTATGAAACTAGCTCTTCGGTACTCAAATATTTACTAACTGTAAATGGCTACTTGAACGTTTCTCAAGCACTATTTTATCATATCGTGAGAAAAGATAGACATTCTGCTCTACACACAAGCGAGATGACTTACCCAAAATACCTTATTCCCagtcttattataactttcttgaaATATAcgtaacataacaattaattattgttatgttatcgtcTTACTCACGTGAGTAATTTCCAGCTATTTGCACTGTTACAAAACTACATGCAAGTATATTGATGTTGTAGACCGAAGCGATGGGACGAGAGCTTGGAGAAGCCGCCGCTAGACTACTCGGAGTTCTTCGACGAGGACACGGGCCAGACGCCCGGCCTCACCGTCTGGGAGATCGAGAACTTTATACCCGCACCTGTTGATGAGGTACTGACACATATATCTAGTAATAACATCAAGTATTTATCATGCTTTCAGTACTTTAACCTACTCCAACATgcacgactgcacggttggcgcggtggctgggcaactggctgccgtgcaacgtgtagcgggttcgagtCCTTCACGGaactactctttgtgtgatccacaaattgttgtttcgggtctgggtatcatgtgtatgtgaacttgtatgtttgtaaacgcacccacgacacaggagaaaatcctagtgtggggcaacgtttaaaaaaaataaaaaataaacatgtaatttttttcattggattttctaCTTTGTACGAAAAGCAATAAAGCTGAAAATATAATGTGTGTATATGATATATACcactaaatacatattatgttttgtattcaGGTGGCGCACGGCAAATTTTTCGAAGGTGATTGCTACATAGTGTTGAAGACTGCCATTGAGGAGCAGGGCCAGCTCTCCTGGGATATACACTTCTGGATCGGGTCTAAAGCGACTGTGAGTATAAACTACTACTGTAATAAATTACACATCATTAAATCTAGAAAAAGTATTAGCTCCTAATCTGAGGAAGAAATAGCAATGTTAACTAAcacttttttatgtatttatgtattaacaTGCAGCCGgtgtaagggccactgacaccccgggcggaaaatattgtggcgcccacttgagggcaaggctcggaaccggtttaaaaaataccggttaataccggtttatatcggttttcctccgaacttttcttaagaacgtgaacattaaagaactttattttaacctaaattaaccggtttattcgacgaggggcatgtcggtacacgcgttgaaatattattattgaaataagctgaacagcgcgcggcgtttctttgatgtgcgtcgtattaaccggtttttattgctctaaaccggttaatccgaaaaaacctttatgaaaatactgttccaaataccagtttaaaaaaaccggtttcgcgaacgaaacccaatgtaaaggttttgcgtacaagtacataataacggtttgaaaatttaaccggtatccgagccttgcttgagggaagcaatattaagtgttagttttttgcggatcctatcggcggcggcatcggcgccccccagtatttgtcgccctgggccatcggcccatcacgcaccccccccccccccttaacgCCGGCACTGTTAACATGTAGAATGTCAGAATAAGGATTTTGTGAAAGAAACATTTGTCAAATTGACCTCGATCCACATGTAATATAGTTGTGTATGCCCCCCCCCCCAGCTGGACAAGGCGGCGTGCGCGGCGATGCACGCGGTGAACCTGCGCAACCTGCTGGGCGCGCGGCGCACGCAGCGCCACGAGCAGGCCGACGAGACGCCCGACTTCCTCGCGCTCTTCCCCACGCCGCCCGTCTACATACAGGGCAGCCACACGCCCTCCGGGTTCTTCACCGTCGATGACCCGGTGAGCACTATTTAATTACTTTCTTTCTACCGACCCAGCCCGTGTCTTTGATTTCcagcttttagtcagtaaaattttGACGCTCCCTTACCCCAGGTGGGAGgagtaatttgattttattatgcACTAAAATAGTATTACCTTAATCAAACAGATGTCTTCTCATAATTATAGCAACCTGCAGAATGACCAAATACAATTGGTACATTCTTGTCATAAACATAACGCAATATGAATCAAAATAGTATTGTTGCCGACACACGTTTCAGCTACATACGAGTAGATATCATCAAAATTTTATACGAATTTTCaggtaaattaacaaaataaaacgtattttggTATGTAATAGAAAACTGGTGTAGCATAGTTATTATACACCAACCACCCAACCACCATTAcgagtattttttgtttgacaaaATTGCTCGGTTAGCTTACATGaacaatatattatgatttatcAACCCAAGTAACAATATAACTGTATATCGTAATGCAGCACTACGTGACCCGTCTGTACCGCGTGCACGGCGCGGGCAACAGTATCCACCTGGAGCCCGTCGCCGTGCAGGCCGCCTCGCTCGACCCGCGGTACGTCTTCGTGCTCGACACCGGACTCGTCATATACTTGTGGTGAGTCacattgcatttatttttgacctatcgcctgaatactgaaacgctactcaattttaagttgtacttaaatatcacgctatttctgtcttttataaagaatttgtaaggACAGAATTATTTTTGAGAGCGACCTAAAATTGAATGACGTTTCAGTATTTGACCATATGCAAGACAGATggcagtcatcatcatcatgaacAGGTGGAAGACAAAAGACTCCTCATTAGTCCTTTACGCTGAATGATCGGCATCGCTTAACTTTAGTGTCAACTAACATTAcccttagttcgagtttgctttacgttgaacgaaaacgaaacgagagtgcgttcggcatTCTGATTTGGCCGGCGTGAATgtatcaaccaatcagagcgacgaacgcactctcgttccTATCTCGTTAATCGTataaacaaacttatactaagggtactggcaTAGCTATGAGTTTTCATAGTAGGATTGgaaaacttaatataattaaattaaacaagctgataatatttcattgatttttGACTGTGTCATACCCATTCTAATTATACTTAAAATGTATGCAGGTACGGGAAAAAAGCAAAGAACACGTTGAAGTCCAAAGCCCGTTTGTTTGCGGAGAAGATAAATAAAGAAGAGAGGAAGAATAAGGCAGAATTGATCGCGGAACCGCCCGGTAAGGAGCCGGCCAGCTTCTGGGAGACACTAGGGTATGAAGGGGACCTGCCTTATGTACCACAggtgagaaatatttttttaattaaaatgcttaTCCACAGGAACACATTAAAGAGCACTTAATTCCATAGACATTTTCTACCAGTCAAATCTTTAGATGTTGAACATACCTGCATCACAAAAAGACATAGCGATAACATACCTTGCGAAAATTCATACTTAttctaaaaatacattgtattcaTTTTCAATGTGTAGGTATTTGCTGGTGGGAAAGTAGTGTTGCATACTGCAAAAtcatctatttatttgtttttttgtgtgtgtcatcttattaatttttatttcttgtggaATAAATACTAGATACATATTTTTCGTGAAGTATTTTTTTGGTATAcctaattttgtaaaatttgaaaattaagaagatcatcaaatctatgaaagtgtgattatttctgactgaggaaactacccaatgtTCCTTTTACTAAAATAGTGAACATCCATTGTGCAGGAGCATGTCCCAGCGGATTTCGTATGTCCGGGCGCGCGGCTGTACCGCGTGGAGCTGGGCATGGGCTACCTGGAGCTGCCGCAGCCCGAGGCCGAGCCCCTCGCCCGCGCCGCGCTGCTCACGCGGAACGTATACATACTCGACGCACACGTCGATGTCTTCGTCTGGTACGTACAGACATTATACAGGTATTATTAGTACTAGTAACCCCGCAAAAAGcattaaacagagaggagtggaaggaaggtagggaggcctttgccctgcagtgggacgatcatggctgaaatctaaaataAAGTAACCCCGCCGCTACAGTCACACAAATCCCTTTGTTTTAATGCGAtaggtaaacgaacagacgaatCACTCGATGGTAAGCAGTCGGCGCTGGCCGTAGACATTCGCAATATCAGAGGAATTAGaagtgcgttaccggttttTTTGGGGTTGAAGATTTAAGAAtttggattgttttttttatctctTTTTACTACAGAAACTGAATTACACTAAAGACATTATATAGGATTAAAAAAGTCCAATTGACTGAGTATTTAGcttacacaaaattaaaacttttcacCAACATCTTCTATTGCTTTTATTCTTCTAACATAAACATTTGTtccgtattttttgttttaactatgATCGTTTTGTTTCAGGTTCGGCAAGAAGTCATCTCGTCTAGTTCGCGCGGCCGCGGTGAAGTTAGCACAAGAGTTGTTTAACATGGTGACCCGACCTCCGCACGCACTCGTCACACGACTGCAGGAGGGAACTGAGACACAGGTACGCAATGTTTACATCTAGGAAGGGTAGGGTGACGTTTgttatttgatattgtaaccATAATCATACTCGTGGTTATGTGACATTAGAGACAATATAACCGTAAACACTATTATATCGTCACTACGCGTAGTGACGATAACTATGGCCACTTGCTAATAAAACATATGTCCACGCTTAGCAGTCAGGTTcgcaattttttattatttttattttattttttaaaaaacgttgccccacattaggattttctcctgagtcgtgggtgcgttttacaaacatacaagttcacatgcacatttcaacacaattgggtagtatcctcggtcaaaaataaatgattacaact containing:
- the LOC118268987 gene encoding protein flightless-1, which produces MANTGLLPFVRGVDFTCNDFSDDKFPDAIRYMTGLQWLRLDKTNLTDIPEELGKLMKLENLSLKKNSLEKLFGELTELKCLRSLNVRHNNVKSSGIPAELFRLEELTTLDLSHNRLKEVPEGLEKAKSLLVLNLSHNKIESIPPTLFVQLTDLLFLDLSHNLLETLPPQTRRLANLQTLILNDNPLGVFQLRQLPSLQSLEVLHMRNTQRTLANLPSSLDTLSNLSDVDLSKNALTKVPDALYSLLSLKRLNLSDNEITEVSSAMDNWQKLESLNLSRNNLTVLPASLCKLQNLRRLHVDDNKLDFEGIPSGIGKLGSLEVFSAANNLLEMIPEGLCRCGSLKKLNLSCNKLITLPDAIHLLSDLESLQLHGNPDLVMPPKPVERPRGAGLQYYNIDFSLQAQLQLAGAATNEPTTPSSVKSDPIARKMRLRRGRAEPEQRDSALILRGMQEQANTQHNDHKLEQKNSELKPKRWDESLEKPPLDYSEFFDEDTGQTPGLTVWEIENFIPAPVDEVAHGKFFEGDCYIVLKTAIEEQGQLSWDIHFWIGSKATLDKAACAAMHAVNLRNLLGARRTQRHEQADETPDFLALFPTPPVYIQGSHTPSGFFTVDDPHYVTRLYRVHGAGNSIHLEPVAVQAASLDPRYVFVLDTGLVIYLWYGKKAKNTLKSKARLFAEKINKEERKNKAELIAEPPGKEPASFWETLGYEGDLPYVPQEHVPADFVCPGARLYRVELGMGYLELPQPEAEPLARAALLTRNVYILDAHVDVFVWFGKKSSRLVRAAAVKLAQELFNMVTRPPHALVTRLQEGTETQVFKTYFLGWEEVIAVDFTRTAESVARTGADLASWAKQQETKADLSALFTPRQPAMGAAEAKTLADEWNEDLEAMEAFVLEGRHFVRLPDHELGVFHSCDCYVFLCRYVLPAEPEDETDATNPLEDDSESEAATWVVYFWQGRRAPNMGWLTFTFGLERKFKQLCKRLDVVRTHQQQESLKFMAHFHRRFIIKDGKRNQKPESGRQPVELYELRSNGSALCTRLVQVKADAAQLNSAFCYILNVPLEGANDTSSAIVYAWIGSKSDADSARLIEQIAEEKFNNPWVSLQVITEGSEPDNFFWVGIGGRKPYDTDADYLNYTRLFRCSNEKGYFTVSEKCTDFCQDDLADDDIMILDNGDQVFLWLGAKCSEVEIKLAYKSAQVYIQHMKSMQPDKPRKLFLTLKNKESRRFTKCFHGWGEHKRPPE